From a region of the Actinomadura luzonensis genome:
- a CDS encoding cytochrome c-type biogenesis CcmF C-terminal domain-containing protein — MGAASLAPRRPFRPARSRHGTAGGAPRWPVGVGALTVAGLGFTGRHPVLALVAFGVAAFALAAIAGRLLGRGGEPLGARRAGVLVAHAGIALAAVAVAASSSYGEEVQGRVWTGGSLQAGGYTLRLEAVERAAADGAATATAVVSLARDGAVVDVLRPSLVSYPARGGRPVARPALRGEPLRDVYVSVTEADPDGRAALLRVAVNPLMSLLWASGAIIGWAASPCSPGAAGRAPRRPGGVRAPPRRAAAA; from the coding sequence ATGGGCGCCGCCTCCCTCGCGCCGCGCCGCCCGTTCCGGCCGGCCCGCTCCCGGCACGGGACGGCCGGCGGCGCGCCGCGCTGGCCGGTCGGGGTGGGGGCGCTCACCGTCGCCGGCCTCGGGTTCACCGGGCGGCATCCCGTCCTGGCGCTGGTCGCGTTCGGGGTGGCGGCGTTCGCGCTGGCCGCGATCGCCGGGCGGCTGCTCGGCCGGGGCGGCGAGCCCCTGGGGGCGCGGCGCGCGGGCGTGCTCGTGGCCCACGCCGGGATCGCCCTGGCCGCCGTCGCGGTCGCCGCCTCCTCCTCGTACGGGGAGGAGGTCCAGGGGCGGGTGTGGACCGGCGGGTCGCTGCAGGCGGGCGGTTACACGCTGCGGCTCGAAGCCGTGGAGCGCGCGGCCGCGGACGGGGCGGCGACGGCGACCGCCGTGGTCAGCCTCGCGCGCGACGGCGCGGTCGTGGACGTCCTGCGCCCGTCACTGGTCTCCTACCCGGCGCGCGGCGGCCGGCCGGTCGCCCGGCCCGCGCTGCGCGGCGAGCCGCTGCGCGACGTGTACGTGAGCGTGACGGAGGCCGACCCGGACGGGCGGGCGGCGCTGCTGCGGGTGGCGGTGAACCCGCTCATGAGCCTGCTTTGGGCGAGCGGCGCGATCATCGGCTGGGCGGCCTCGCCCTGCTCGCCGGGCGCGGCCGGCCGCGCACCCCGCCGCCCGGGCGGCGTCCGT